One stretch of Rhodoferax lithotrophicus DNA includes these proteins:
- the yajC gene encoding preprotein translocase subunit YajC, giving the protein MFISSAIAQTAPAAAAGGDMQSSLMGMLPLVLMFVVLYFVMIRPQMKKAKEHKAMIDALAKGDEVATAGGVLGKVTKLGDTFIHIEVASGVEVLLQRSAVVQVLPKGSIK; this is encoded by the coding sequence GTGTTTATTTCTTCTGCCATTGCCCAAACCGCCCCCGCTGCTGCTGCAGGCGGTGACATGCAGTCGTCCTTGATGGGCATGTTGCCCCTGGTTTTGATGTTTGTGGTGTTGTATTTCGTGATGATTCGCCCTCAAATGAAAAAAGCCAAAGAGCACAAAGCCATGATTGATGCGCTGGCCAAGGGCGACGAAGTGGCCACCGCTGGCGGTGTTCTGGGTAAAGTCACCAAATTGGGTGACACCTTCATCCACATCGAAGTGGCCAGCGGAGTTGAAGTCCTGCTGCAACGTAGCGCGGTTGTTCAGGTTTTGCCCAAGGGCAGCATCAAGTAA
- the secD gene encoding protein translocase subunit SecD, translating to MNRYPVWKYVIILVALVVGGLFALPNLFGESPAVQISAGKPQVKVDAATLAQIEVVLKTAGIAADLVTLDGTSIKVRLADTDSQLKAKDAIQKALVPDTNNASYVVASNLLSRSPAWLSALHASPMFLGLDLRGGMHFMLQVDMQAALTKRVESLSGDLRTSLREKNIRHGGISRNAQTIEVLFHDTATLASAKALLLDQFADLQTVDVAEGAEFKLTATIKPEAARRIQGQALKQNITTLHNRINELGVNEPVIQQQGLDRIVVELPGVQDATKAKDILGRTATLEVRMVDESSEARAAELGTGMVPLGSERYLERSGQSVIVKKQVILTGENLTDAQPGFDSQTQEPTVNLNLDAKGTRIFRDITRENVGKRMAILLFEKGKGEVVTAPVIRTEIGGGRVQISGRMTTMEANDTALLLRAGSLAAPMEIIEETTIGPSLGAENIAKGFHSVAWGFVAVSIFMCLYYMLFGVFSSIALAFNLLLLVAVLSMLQATLTLPGMAAMALVLGMAIDANVLINERIREELRNGASAQAAIHTGYDRAWATIFDSNITTLIAGLALLAFGSGPVRGFAVVHCLGIMTSMFSGVFFSRGVVNFWYGRQHRLKTVSIGTVWRPDGASSVKAE from the coding sequence ATGAATCGTTACCCGGTTTGGAAGTACGTGATCATCCTGGTCGCGCTGGTGGTAGGGGGCTTGTTCGCTCTGCCCAATTTATTTGGTGAATCACCTGCCGTTCAGATTTCGGCTGGTAAACCACAGGTCAAGGTGGATGCTGCCACACTGGCTCAGATTGAGGTGGTTCTGAAAACCGCCGGTATTGCGGCTGATCTGGTGACACTGGATGGCACCTCGATCAAAGTGCGTCTGGCTGATACCGACAGTCAGCTCAAAGCCAAAGATGCGATTCAAAAAGCACTGGTGCCGGATACCAACAATGCCAGTTACGTGGTGGCCTCGAACCTGTTGTCACGTTCGCCTGCCTGGTTGTCTGCCTTGCATGCATCCCCCATGTTTTTGGGATTGGATTTGCGGGGTGGGATGCACTTCATGTTGCAAGTGGACATGCAAGCGGCCCTGACCAAACGTGTGGAGTCGCTCTCAGGTGACCTGAGAACCAGCTTGCGTGAGAAAAACATCCGTCATGGTGGCATCAGCCGCAATGCCCAAACCATTGAAGTGCTTTTCCACGATACGGCGACACTCGCCAGTGCCAAGGCGCTGCTTCTGGACCAGTTTGCCGACTTGCAGACTGTCGACGTTGCAGAAGGTGCGGAATTCAAGCTCACGGCAACCATCAAGCCCGAAGCTGCGCGCCGCATCCAGGGCCAGGCCCTCAAGCAAAATATCACGACCTTGCACAACCGGATCAATGAGCTGGGGGTGAATGAACCGGTGATTCAGCAGCAGGGGCTGGATCGCATCGTGGTGGAGTTGCCCGGTGTGCAGGATGCCACCAAGGCCAAAGACATTTTGGGCCGCACTGCCACGCTGGAGGTGCGTATGGTGGATGAAAGCTCCGAGGCGCGCGCCGCAGAACTGGGCACCGGTATGGTGCCGTTGGGTTCCGAGCGGTATCTGGAGCGTAGCGGACAAAGTGTGATCGTTAAAAAACAAGTCATCCTGACAGGGGAGAACCTGACCGATGCACAACCTGGCTTTGACAGCCAGACGCAAGAGCCCACCGTCAATTTGAATCTGGATGCCAAGGGCACGCGCATCTTCCGTGATATCACGCGTGAAAATGTCGGCAAGCGTATGGCCATCCTGTTGTTTGAAAAAGGCAAGGGTGAAGTGGTTACCGCCCCGGTGATTCGTACCGAAATTGGTGGAGGTCGGGTGCAAATTTCGGGCCGTATGACCACGATGGAGGCGAATGACACCGCCTTGTTGTTGCGGGCTGGTTCCTTGGCTGCACCGATGGAAATCATCGAAGAGACCACCATTGGCCCCAGTCTGGGGGCTGAAAACATTGCCAAGGGCTTCCACAGTGTGGCCTGGGGCTTTGTGGCCGTGAGCATTTTCATGTGTTTGTATTACATGCTGTTTGGTGTGTTCTCCAGCATTGCGCTGGCGTTTAATCTGTTGTTGCTGGTGGCCGTGTTGTCCATGCTGCAAGCTACCCTGACCCTGCCAGGTATGGCGGCCATGGCCTTGGTGCTTGGTATGGCGATTGATGCGAATGTGCTGATCAATGAACGAATCCGTGAAGAATTGCGCAACGGGGCTTCGGCTCAGGCCGCCATTCACACGGGTTATGACCGCGCCTGGGCGACAATTTTTGACTCCAATATCACCACACTGATTGCCGGCCTGGCCTTGTTGGCTTTTGGTTCCGGGCCGGTGCGTGGTTTTGCGGTCGTGCACTGTTTGGGGATCATGACCAGTATGTTCTCCGGCGTGTTTTTCTCGCGAGGGGTGGTGAATTTCTGGTACGGCCGTCAGCATCGTTTGAAAACGGTGTCGATTGGTACGGTTTGGCGCCCTGATGGTGCAAGCTCCGTGAAGGCTGAGTAA